A stretch of DNA from Poecile atricapillus isolate bPoeAtr1 chromosome 36 unlocalized genomic scaffold, bPoeAtr1.hap1 SUPER_36_unloc_4, whole genome shotgun sequence:
AGGGGGATTAAACCCCCCCCAGTGCGGGGGGCCCCCACGAAGGGGCTGTGGAGTCTCAATATCGGAGTACAGCTCCCCCTGTGAACTGCGGGGGTCCCTATACAGGGGGGGGCAGAGCTCCCCGGTAACGGGGGGTTCACCCCTCGCTGGGGGTGTCCAGCCCCCGGAAGGGGAGGGTGCTGTAACTGCTTTGCAATGTATTTATGGGGGGGTATTTATGGGGGTGCATCAAGCAGGGGCCGGGGAGGGGGTTCCACTCCGGGGGTCCGCAGTGCGGCCTGTGGGGGGGGTGGGTGGGAGTTGTGTTGGAGGGGGGGCCCCCAGtgcgggggggggggttgtGAGAGGGGAAGGGGGATCTCCTCTGGGTTTTTGGGTGGGGGACCATGGGGGGGGGCAACGGGCCCCCCCAACCCTTTCCTGGGACTCCCCCCAGGCCCTCTGTGCCTCATCCCCCCCCGCCCCCGTTACCAGAATTGCCTTCGTCCCCGCGGGGTCCGGGGGGGCCCCAATTTGGGGGGGGGAGCGTGGGGACGGGGGGTTTTGTAACGTGGTTCTGTGCACTATTAAAGAGAGATGCAGCTGGAATTGCTTGTCGGGAGGAGCATCCCAACAATGGGACTGAGACCCCCCCCTACAGCCCCTCACTAGTTAGTCAGAGGGGGGGCGACAGGGGTTTGGGAGAAAATGACCCCAAATGGGTTGGGGGAAGAAGAAATAGCAGTGATTTTGTGGGAAAATTTCCTAAAAAGGGCTAAAGAAGTGGAAATaatagtgaattttggggggaaacgACTCAAAATGGAGGGCAATAATAGGGGTTATTGGGTGAAAACACCCGAATCGAAGAGAATAATAAGGAATTGATAAGAGAATGACCAAAATTAGGCAGCCCTCACCTCGGTTTTGGGTACAAAACCCTCACTAAGGGCATCAGTAATGGGGGGGAGAGACCCCGAGTGAGGGCATTGAGACTCCCCGGATCGTCTCGTGTTGTGGAGAGGAGCAATAATAGAGACTTTGGCGGGAAATTACCTCAAAAGAGGAATTTTCTCCCATGTCCGTGAGGGGGTCGGGGGAGAGAGCGCTGAGGGGACGAAAAGGGCGGGAAGAGCCAGGGGTGCggagacccccaggaccccgTCCCTCACAGCGGGAAGAGGCGGAACGTGCCCGTGGtggaaaatgctgattttcCGTGAACCCTCCCCAGAACGGGCCGTTTCCCGCAGTTGCGGTGGGGTGGTGGGGGGCGAGGCCCCTCAGGCCGGGGCGGGCCGGCGCTGAGGGGACGGGAAAGGCGGGAAGCGGCGCCGCGCAGCGCGGGACGCCAGGGGGCGCTGCTCCCGCCATGCGGCCAATCAGCGGCAACGctgcggcgggggcggggcccgcGGGAGCGGGAAgatggcggcgggcggcggcggcggcggcggcggcaccgggccGGGCGCGGAGCGCGGCGGAGGCCCCGGGGCCCGCAGGGGCAGCGCGGGCCGGGACGCGGAGGCCGAGGTTTGGTGCCGGCGGGTGCGGGAGCTGGTGAGCGCCGTTCCCGCCAACCGGCTCTGCTTCGAATGCGGCCAGCGCGGCGTCACCTACGTGGACATCAGCGTGGGCAGCCTCGTGTGCACCGGCTGCTCGGGGGCGCTGTGAGCGGGGCGGGGCCCTGGGTGTGAGGGCGGGGCCGTGGGGGCGCGGCTGAATGAACCCGAGTAGGCGGGGCCAGGGCGCGGTGGGCGTTCCCCACCCGCTCAGGTTCTCATTGATTGGCTGTGTATAttgggggcggggccgcggtgCCATGTGTGGGGCCTCGGAAAGGCCctttttggagagaaaaagctCCAGTTTGGGTGTTTATGGGCGCGGGGGTGATGctgaccccccaaatccctaCCCAGGCGGGGACTGAACCCCCCCCACCGCGTCAAGTCCATCTCCATGACAACATTCACTGAGGCCGAGGTGCTGTTCCTGCAGGCGCATGGCAATGAGGtaagggaggggctggggaggctTTGCCCTCTTCATCCCACCCTGCCcacatccccatgtcccctccaCGACCCCCCCAGGCCTGCAGGCGGGTCTGGCTCGGCACCTTCAACCCCCGGACTTCACTGCTCCCCGACTCCCATGACCCCCAGAAGGTGAAGGAGTTCCTGCAGGAGAAATACGAGAAGAAACGATGGTACGAGAGGAGCTGGGGCACATTTGCGGTGGGTAGCACAACGTGAGGATCCCTCAGTCAATATTCTGCCCTCCCATGACAGGTACGTGGCACCAGAGCAAGCGAAACCCCCCCAAAGCACCACAGCGGAGCCCAGGCCCCCTCAGCTCCTCCAtacggacacagggacactgccacAGGTGAGACCGGGAAACTTCTGTGGGTGCCCAGGGGGAATGCCACCCCCTGACCTTGTGGTGTTGCCCCAGCCCCACCCAGCCACCCACCATCCTCCTCAGCCGTCCCGAAAGGCCAGCACCGACCTCCTGGCTGACATTGGGGGGGACCCCTTCGCCGGCCCTGCCCCAGGACCTGCCTTTGCTGCTTTCCCTGGTGAGCTCAGGGGCTCAAAGGGGCACAGGTGGGCTccaggagggctgggagcactgTGGTAGCAGAGCACAGGAGTCTCTTGGGAGCTTGGTGACCAGCTCTGAGtgaccccagccctgtccccaggcccAGCCCCACCCCGGTCTGCCTTCCCCAGTTTCAATGCCTTTGGAACCAGCCCTGGAGCACCGACATTTGGGGGAGCTGTGCCCCCCTTCCACATCCCACCCACCACCACAGGTACCCAGGGACCCACCAGTACTCTTGGGAGAGGGCTTGGGGTCCTCCTCTCACCCTGTGGGGGACTAAGGAGGGGTTTGGTGGCCCCCCATACCTTTTGGACATCTGGGATGAATGGGCAAGGGAGAGTTGGGGTCTCCCCATTCCTTGAAGGgttctggggagggggcttggggTCCCAACACCACTCCATGGTAactgtggggtcagtggggaAGGACATGGGGACAACCTGAGATgcctggaatttttgggagccCCTCATGGTTTCTCTCTTGCACCTGCAGGAGGTGTGGCTGCACAGGGCGTGACCACCCCTGTTCTGcccacagtgggagcagcttcTGTCAGGTACTGCCTCCCCACCTTCCTCCCCCCGCCTTGCCAGAGGTGCAGCACCTGACCCTCCTCCCCCCTGCAGCCTCTTCAGGACCCTCTGTGACCCCCCGGTGCTGCCCCATGGGGGTAAGTCAGGGTTCACCCCACCTTTGGACCCCTAAAATCGACAGGGGGTCCAGGGATGACACCTATGCCCCCCCCAGGCTACACCAACCCTTTCACAGCCCCCGTGGCCCCCAGACCCTCCACCAACCCGTTCCAGAGCAACGGCCCCGGTGAGTGATCCTGCGGCACTGCCCCTCTCCTGACCAGGGTGGATCTGGGGGGGCCCAATTCTGTGTTCCCTTTTTTAGGTGCCACATTCAGCTCCCCCCCTGTTCCTGGGAGGttccccagccccttccagaCTGACGGTAAGAGCTGGGGGCAGTGGGAGTGTTAAATATTGGGGCAACCACTGCCCGAGCCCCCACTGacccctccccatttttccccccagcgTTGCCTTCCGGTGGGTTCACCGTTGCCAAAGCTTCCACCAACCCCTTCGTGGTGAGGAGGGGACCAGGGCAGAGAGGGCGGTTCCTGAACTCTCATTCTCTGCTGCTGACCCCCCGCTTTGTGCCCCCCAgacggccccggccccggcggcgcCGTTCGGCATCAGGCACCCGACCACCAACCCCTTCCTATGACCGCAGCTGCTCGTGAGGGGCTCGGCCCGGCCCTCGCGGCACCCCCGGCTTGTCGGGGGCCCTGGCAGCGCACCGCCCCTCCTCCTCCGCCGGGaccaggttttatttttgttccgAGAGATTTATCGTGGTATTTAATATATATTGGATAGAAACGGCTTCGATCTGAGGTGCCCCCTCCCTCAGCTCCCCTCCGGTTTCCCGGGCCCCGGCTGCCGCCCTCAGTAAAGATGGTGGCtccgcccccccccccctcagTTTCCCGCCCTCAGCCAAGATGGCGGCCGGGGCCTCACGGCTGAGAGCGCGGCCATGGCGGCCTGCCCTCACCAAAGACGGTGCCAAAGCCGCGCTGGAAGGGCAGGTAAGGGGGAAAATGAATGGGGGCTGCCTTAGGGAGGGGATTTATGGGACAGCACAGCGCAGCCGGAGAGGGCCCAGCCCCTTTTGGGCACAGGAGGGGCGAGAACGGACAAAAAGCtgagcagtggcagcaggagaCGGGCAGGACTGAACACCCCCTCAGGTTTTGGGCCCAGCCGGTGACCCCCGAGTCCCcacagaggagcagggatgtgccGAGCATAATTTTGAAGGGACTGTCCACActtagaaacaaaataatggTTATATTAATTACAGTAACAGAGATAAAGTAGTTAAATatagtatttttaataataattaattacaaTAAATTTTGGTCATctgtattttaacattttttcatcATAATTAAGTTATAATTAACTATAATTATTAACTTATTATGCTCACAGTCTCATATAACAACTCATTATAATAGTGACAAttcataataataaaataataatccaTTATAATTAATTACAATATGAATAATTAAGGTCCCACCcccgggggagggggggggcgAAAGAGTTTCAgcccctctcccttccctgcctcagtttccccagcaTTAAGGCACAAGAAAAgggtgggagggaaggaaaggggagtttggggggttcCCCCAGGGCCAGGGGGACTCCCccgggtttgggggtccctcaGCAGCCAAAGAGCGCGCGGTGGGCGGCCACAAGCAGCGCCATGAGGAGGCCGTAGAAGAGAGCGAAGAGCAGCCTGGGGGGGGTGCGCCGGGGGTGCAGGGGCTTCACCTGGGGGAGACCCTGCGTCAGCTGTGGGAGGGCGCGGGACCCCCCGAATCACAACCCACCCCCCAAAATGGTACCTCGGCCCCCCCTGAGTGGTGGCAGGGGAGCGGCTGCGGCGTCCGTCGGGCTCTGGAGGGGCTCTGGCGGGGAGAAAGGGACCTCAGGGAGGGTTTGAGGGGCATTTATTGGAGTTATGCAGGTGTCAGGGGCTTTAAAGAAGTGTTTTGGGGTAATGGGTGAGGTCAGGGGAGAGgttcagggggatttgggggctttaaaaagcattttggggtttcagggggcCCTGGGAGGAGATCTGAGGGGGGTTTTGTGTAGAATGGGTGGTGGTGGGAGAATTTGGGAGGGTCAGGGGACTATTTCAGGCATTCATGGAGTCAGGGGATGTTTTGGGGCTCTGGCGGGTGCGGGGAGGTTTCAGCGAGGTGTTTTGGGTAGATACGGGGGACTGGGGagtgttttgggggtcccactcACAGCCCAGGGGCGCAGGCGGGCGGCCACACGGCCCAACAGCTCCGAATCCCCCAACTCGTccgggagctgcagctgcagtagCGCCTCGAGGCTCTGTGAGGGTGGGGGGCACAGCAGGGACCCCCCGAGAGCGTGTGAGGGGGGAACAGACCCCAGCCCCTCACAGACAaacggggaggggaggggaggggggggcgTTACCTGGCGCACCTCAGCAATCAGCTCCCGCTGGTCAGCCTCCAGGGCGGCTGTGGGGAGATACAGGGGGGTCAGGGACCAGGAGGGGTGCCAtggggggcactggggcagggacagagagggaggGGGATGTCCTACCTGGTTTGGTGGCACTTCGGGAAGAAGAGGAGCAGGGGCTGAGGTAGGTGCTGCGTTTTGGGGGACTGGAGGGGGCACCAGGGGCTCCATCAGGTTCCTGGGGGAGGCAGGGGTAATTGAGACTTCTGTTACTTTGAGCTGAGCCTGGGAGAAGGGGTAATTAAGACCCATGTTAATTAGGACTGAGCTTAATGAGGTCACCCAGGTCCTCACCAGCGTTGGTGGCCGCATCTGGGGGGGTCTCTGCGGGACGGTCCTGTGGGAGGTGAGAGCAGCCAGTGCCCGGCCCTcgtcccctgtcccatccccgaATCCATCACCCCAGCCCCACTTCCCAATCCCCCAGTACCTGTCCCgactcctctccctctctctctccatccaCACCTCCAGATTCTTAGCGCGTCGCTGGGAAGTGGGGACCaccctgcagggagagggggctcAGAACCCCCCAGACTCCTCCCTGAGCCCTCAGACCCCCCCAAGCCCCTCACCTGATACCCTCAGGGGTGCCACCTCTTGGGgtctggctctgctgctcctgggggatgAAGGGGTGCCCAGGATTgggggggaaccccaaaacctgactAGGGAGGATCAGAGAGGGTTGGGGGGTGACATCACCTCAGGTGAGggctcctcctccagctgctccggGTCACTGTCACCAGCTGTGGGGACAAGGGGGCTGACAGGGTGTCCCAGAAGGTGACAAGAGCTcacaggggttttgggggtcccactcCCCTCACCTGCCCCGCTGCgtgtctccctgtgctgccgGGATAGCTCCAAGGACTCGTCCATGGACTGAAACGGTGCCAAAGGGGGTGCATAAAGGGGGAGTAGGTTAGGGGACACCTCAAATTTCCCCTGTGCCCTCCAAaatgcccccaaatcccacctcaTTCCCTGACCAGCGCTTGCTGCCGCTGTCGACGCTGTGGAAGCCAGAGTCCAGCCCCCCCCGCTGCCGGAGGGGACACAGCTCGTccggggggctgtggggggcaAACAGCGgtgagagaccccaaaaacccccagcaGGGGCCAGTGGGGTCCCCCTCTTCGAGCCCCTCCTTTACCATGCTGGGGGAGGATGaggggcagcctcagcttcCAGGTACTTGAAGATGTGGACTTTGCCCTTCAGGCAGATCTGGGGGGCACAGAGGGGTCAGGTGCAGCTTTTTTTTGGGTCGGGGGAGTCTCCCGGGCCTTCCCTCACCTGGGCGGGGGGGAACTGGAGGGGATTGTTGTCTGCCAGTAGGATTTGGAGGTGCCGGAGCCGCCGGAAACAGCGCGGAATTGCGACTACCCGATTGCA
This window harbors:
- the AGFG2 gene encoding arf-GAP domain and FG repeat-containing protein 2 isoform X3, translated to MRPISGNAAAGAGPAGAGRWRRAAAAAAAAPGRARSAAEAPGPAGAARAGTRRPRFGAGGCGSWRGLNPPHRVKSISMTTFTEAEVLFLQAHGNEACRRVWLGTFNPRTSLLPDSHDPQKVKEFLQEKYEKKRWYVAPEQAKPPQSTTAEPRPPQLLHTDTGTLPQPHPATHHPPQPSRKASTDLLADIGGDPFAGPAPGPAFAAFPGPAPPRSAFPSFNAFGTSPGAPTFGGAVPPFHIPPTTTGGVAAQGVTTPVLPTVGAASVSLFRTLCDPPVLPHGGYTNPFTAPVAPRPSTNPFQSNGPGATFSSPPVPGRFPSPFQTDALPSGGFTVAKASTNPFVTAPAPAAPFGIRHPTTNPFL
- the AGFG2 gene encoding arf-GAP domain and FG repeat-containing protein 2 isoform X2; protein product: MAAGGGGGGGGTGPGAERGGGPGARRGSAGRDAEAEVWCRRVRELVSAVPANRLCFECGQRGVTYVDISVGSLVCTGCSGALRGLNPPHRVKSISMTTFTEAEVLFLQAHGNEACRRVWLGTFNPRTSLLPDSHDPQKVKEFLQEKYEKKRWYVAPEQAKPPQSTTAEPRPPQLLHTDTGTLPQPSRKASTDLLADIGGDPFAGPAPGPAFAAFPGPAPPRSAFPSFNAFGTSPGAPTFGGAVPPFHIPPTTTGGVAAQGVTTPVLPTVGAASVSLFRTLCDPPVLPHGGYTNPFTAPVAPRPSTNPFQSNGPGATFSSPPVPGRFPSPFQTDALPSGGFTVAKASTNPFVTAPAPAAPFGIRHPTTNPFL
- the AGFG2 gene encoding arf-GAP domain and FG repeat-containing protein 2 isoform X1 → MAAGGGGGGGGTGPGAERGGGPGARRGSAGRDAEAEVWCRRVRELVSAVPANRLCFECGQRGVTYVDISVGSLVCTGCSGALRGLNPPHRVKSISMTTFTEAEVLFLQAHGNEACRRVWLGTFNPRTSLLPDSHDPQKVKEFLQEKYEKKRWYVAPEQAKPPQSTTAEPRPPQLLHTDTGTLPQPHPATHHPPQPSRKASTDLLADIGGDPFAGPAPGPAFAAFPGPAPPRSAFPSFNAFGTSPGAPTFGGAVPPFHIPPTTTGGVAAQGVTTPVLPTVGAASVSLFRTLCDPPVLPHGGYTNPFTAPVAPRPSTNPFQSNGPGATFSSPPVPGRFPSPFQTDALPSGGFTVAKASTNPFVTAPAPAAPFGIRHPTTNPFL
- the LRCH4 gene encoding leucine-rich repeat and calponin homology domain-containing protein 4, encoding MAAGAVGAVTAELPPPLGRLPGGAGTERALEEAEASGTLSLAGRRLRAFPAARRWDLSDTTQADLSRNRFGEVPEAACRLVSLEGLSLYHNCLRSVPPAIANLQALAHLDLSRNQLSSLPACLCLLPLRVLNASNNRLAQLPPNLGALRTLRQLDVGCNRLRALPPGLGQLRALRDLNVRRNQLAALPEELSELPLVRLDFSCNRVVAIPRCFRRLRHLQILLADNNPLQFPPAQICLKGKVHIFKYLEAEAAPHPPPACPPDELCPLRQRGGLDSGFHSVDSGSKRWSGNESMDESLELSRQHRETRSGAAGDSDPEQLEEEPSPEEQQSQTPRGGTPEGIRVVPTSQRRAKNLEVWMERERERSRDRTVPQRPPQMRPPTLEPDGAPGAPSSPPKRSTYLSPCSSSSRSATKPAALEADQRELIAEVRQSLEALLQLQLPDELGDSELLGRVAARLRPWASPSRARRTPQPLPCHHSGGAEVKPLHPRRTPPRLLFALFYGLLMALLVAAHRALFGC